The region ACCAAGAATAATCCCTGCCTTGAGCGTATCCGGCAGCCAGAAAACGAATTTCTTGCCCAGCCCGGTTACCCCGAGCACAAACAACAACAGCGCAAAGTTGAGCGACACCGCGGTCATCGCTTGGAAGCGCATGGTTGGATCTTCGTAATTGCCCAGCACGAAAGCCAGCACCAGCGGCAGCGCCGGGGTAATCCAGCCCGGCGCATAGGGTTCTCCGAACACAATGAGGGCCGAGCCTATCAATATCGAGTGAATCATCGAGACTGCGACGGCCTCTTCGAAGCTGAGGCCGAAGAACATGGTCATCAACGGGATCAGCGACAGTCCCGTCGCCGCAGCGATGAACAGCCCCTGCAGGGCTTCCTGCCAGTAGAAGCGGGTGTGGTAGAAAGGTAAGCGGAAGGTAAACGGACCCCAGCGCCAGCCGGGCAATTCGGGTTGCGACATCTCGTACTCCTGGGCTTTATATTATTCTTGTCGGTCGGACAGATTCCATTTCTGTCCAGGACGCGTAGCATTATGCCGCTTTGTCCGAAAATGTGTATGGGCAACAGGCGGCTTGGTTCATATTATGACAAACCGCTCTGTGCTGAAGCCCTTGGCGCCCTGCATCACCCGTATGAATATCAGCGTACTTCCAGCGAAGCCTGATCCTCCTGGTCCAGCCTATGCCGCACGTCGCCGGGCGATCCCGTGTTGCGCGCCAGCAAGCTGTAAAGAACGGGAATCACGAACAACGTCAGCAATGTTGACATGCTGACCCCGAACACCACGACGATGCCAATGACCGCCCGCGTCTCGGCGCCCGCTCCCACTGCGAATACTAGAGGCAGGGCACCGGCGACGGTGGTGACACCCGTCATCAGGATAGGGCGCAAGCGCAGCGTGGCGGCTTCAAGCAGCGCATCGTCGAATCGCTTGCCGGCGTCGCGCAACTGATTGGCGAACTCGACAATCAGAATGCCGTTCTTCGCCGCCAGCCCGATCAGCATGACCATGCCGATCTGGCTGTAGAGGTTCACGCTGTTACCGGTAAGCCACAGGCCGAGTATCGCGCCGCCAATCGCCAGAGGCACTCCGAGCATGATGATCAGCGGATGCACGAAGCTTTCAAACTGGGCGGCCAGTACCAGAAACACCACCACCAGCCCCAGAGCGAAAACAAACATCAAGGATCCGCCCGCCTCGCGCAGATCGCGGGACTGCCCTTTGTAGTCGATAACCAGAGTTTCCGGCAGATTGTCCCGCGCCAGTTGTTCGACATGTTCCAGCGCATCCCCCAGGGCGACGCCATCGTCCAACGAGGCTTCAATGGTGATCGCTCGGTTGCGGTTGTAGCGGTTCAAGGTAGTGGAGCCGGCGAACTCTTTCAGCGTCACCAGGTTGGAGAGCGGAATCAGTTCACCTGAGGTATCCGAACGCACGTAGATATTCGCCAGCGAATCGGCGCTGCGCTTGTCATCGCGCTCGGCTTCCAGAATGACGTCGTATTCTTCGCCGCGATCGATATAGGTGGTGACGCGGCGCGAACCCAGCATGGTTTCAAGCGTACGGCCGATATGGCTGACGTTCACTCCCAGCGTGGCGGCGCGGTCGTAATCGACGCTTACCTCAAGCTGTGGCTGGGTCTCCTTGTAATCCGAATCGATATTGCTCAGGCCCGGATTGTCCTCGCGGATCTTCTCCAGCAGGATGTCGCGCCATTGCGCCAGCTCGTCATAACTGCTGGCGCCACCCAGCACCAGGCGGAACGGTTGATCCTGCGAACTGCCAAAGCCCTGGCGCATCACCGGGAAGGCTCTGACGCCTGGCAAATCCGACAAACGCTTCTGCACATCGGCCATGATCTCGCTACCCGGCCGGCGTTCGCCCCACTCCTCCAGTACCACGATTGCCATGCCGCTGTTGAAACTGGTGGCAGCGCCGAAGGAGCGCGGCGCACGTACCAGCAACCGACTGACCTCCCCCGCTTCGACGAACTCCATCATCCGCGATTCGATCTCATCCATGTATTCGCGCATGTATTCATAGGTAGCGCCTTCCGGACCATTGACGATGATCATGAAGGCGCCGCGGTCTTCACGTGGCGTGTACTCGCTGGGCAATTGGCTGAACAGCCAGGCACTGCCGGCAAACATGCCCGCGAATATCATCAGCGCCAGCACGCGATGGCGCAGTACCCGAACCAGAATGCCGGCATAGAAAGCCCGGCTGGATCGCAAACCAAGTTCGACCCAGCGCGTCAGCCAGGTCTCCTTCTCATGTGCCTTGAGCAATTTGGAAGCCAGCATCGGCGACAGGGTTAATGCCACGAAGCTCGACAGCACCACCGCCGCTGCCATGGTCAGCGCGAACTCGGAGAACAATCGTCCGACATCGCCCTGCAGAAAAGCGATGGGCACGAATACCGCAATCAGCACCAGCGTCGTGGACACCACGGCAAAGGCTACCTGCCGCGCACCGTAAAACGCTGCTACCAGCGGTGTTTCGCCCTCTTCGTCGATGCGCCGGCGCACGTTTTCCAGCACGATGATGGCATCGTCGACCACCAGTCCGATGGCCAGTACCAGGGCCAGCAACGTCAGCAGGTTGACCGTGAAGCCGAACAGCATCAGTCCAATGAAAGTCGCGGTAATGGACACCGGCAAGGTTACTGCCGGAACCAGAATGGCCCTCGGGCTGCCGAGGAACAGGAAGATGGTCAACACCACGAGGATCAACGCCACGACCAGCGTCGAAAACACCTCGTTCACCGCGCCCTCAATGAATACTGAGCTATCGAAGCTGGGCTGGATTGCCATGCCCTCAGGCAAGGTGGGATTGATCTTGTCGACCAACTCGCGGGAAGCCCGGGAAATATCCAGGGTATTGGCAGTCGATTGCCGCGCCAGGCCGAGCCCGACCATGGGTACGGTATTACCGCGGAACAGGTTGCGGTCTTCCTCGGTGCCCCGCTCCACGCGCGCGACGTCGCGCAGACGCACCAGATAGCCGTTATCCCCGCGCGCGACCACCAGGCGGGCGAATTCATCCGCTTCGGTGAAACTGCGGGCAACGCGAACAGTAAACTGTCTGTCTATGGATTCGATGGTGCCGGCGGGCAGCTCGACGTTCTCGGCGCGCAGCGCCTGTTCTACATCAGCGACTGTCAGGTTGCGCGCAGCCAGTGCTTCGCGGTCCAGCCAGACCCGCATGGCGTACGCCTGATCACCCCCGACTCGCACTCGGGCCACGCCTGAAAGTGTTGAAAACCGGTCAACCAGATAGCGCTCAGCGTAATCGGTGAGCTCGGGTAAGGTGAGCCGGTCGCTGGTCAGGTTCCACCAGATGATCACATCCTGGTTGGCATCAAGCTTCTCGACCTCAGACGGGTCTGCCTCGACGGGAAGCCTGTCGGCAACGCTGGAGACGCGATCGCGCACGTCATTCGCCGCCTCATCCACGCCACGACTGATGCTGAAACGTATGGTGATTTCGGACTGGCCGTCCTCGCTGCTCGATTCGATGAACTCGATGCCTTCAATCCCGGCCACGCTTTCTTCGATCACCTGGGTGATCTGTGAGTCCACCACGCTTGCGGCGGCGCCAATATATTGGGTTTCGATAGTGACGATGGGCGGGTCGATATCGGGGTATTCACGCAGTGGCAAGGCGCTGTAGGCCACCAGCCCGAAGATGACCAGCAACATCGCCACGACTGTAGCGAAGACCGGCCGTACGACAGCGGTATCAGAGAGAATCATGGGCAGTTCGCTCCCGCTGGCTTATGGCGCATCGTCGGACAGCACCGATTCGGCAGATTCACCGGGTTGCTGTTCGGCGATGATGCGAATCGGCTGACCAGACTGCACGCGGAAGTTGCCATGCGTGACGACCCGCTGCCCGGCTTCGAGCCCTTCTTCTACCTCCACGATGCCCGGCTCACGGGAACCAATCACTACTTCACGGCGCTCAGTAATGAGCTGCCCGTCCCGCTCGTTTACCAGCATCACGAACTGTCTGCTGCCAAGCGGCAACAGCGCCTCTTCGGGTATCACCAGCGCCTCGCGCGTGGCACCGCGCAACCGCACCGACATCAACATACCGGGT is a window of Pseudomonas sp. gcc21 DNA encoding:
- a CDS encoding efflux RND transporter permease subunit, translating into MILSDTAVVRPVFATVVAMLLVIFGLVAYSALPLREYPDIDPPIVTIETQYIGAAASVVDSQITQVIEESVAGIEGIEFIESSSEDGQSEITIRFSISRGVDEAANDVRDRVSSVADRLPVEADPSEVEKLDANQDVIIWWNLTSDRLTLPELTDYAERYLVDRFSTLSGVARVRVGGDQAYAMRVWLDREALAARNLTVADVEQALRAENVELPAGTIESIDRQFTVRVARSFTEADEFARLVVARGDNGYLVRLRDVARVERGTEEDRNLFRGNTVPMVGLGLARQSTANTLDISRASRELVDKINPTLPEGMAIQPSFDSSVFIEGAVNEVFSTLVVALILVVLTIFLFLGSPRAILVPAVTLPVSITATFIGLMLFGFTVNLLTLLALVLAIGLVVDDAIIVLENVRRRIDEEGETPLVAAFYGARQVAFAVVSTTLVLIAVFVPIAFLQGDVGRLFSEFALTMAAAVVLSSFVALTLSPMLASKLLKAHEKETWLTRWVELGLRSSRAFYAGILVRVLRHRVLALMIFAGMFAGSAWLFSQLPSEYTPREDRGAFMIIVNGPEGATYEYMREYMDEIESRMMEFVEAGEVSRLLVRAPRSFGAATSFNSGMAIVVLEEWGERRPGSEIMADVQKRLSDLPGVRAFPVMRQGFGSSQDQPFRLVLGGASSYDELAQWRDILLEKIREDNPGLSNIDSDYKETQPQLEVSVDYDRAATLGVNVSHIGRTLETMLGSRRVTTYIDRGEEYDVILEAERDDKRSADSLANIYVRSDTSGELIPLSNLVTLKEFAGSTTLNRYNRNRAITIEASLDDGVALGDALEHVEQLARDNLPETLVIDYKGQSRDLREAGGSLMFVFALGLVVVFLVLAAQFESFVHPLIIMLGVPLAIGGAILGLWLTGNSVNLYSQIGMVMLIGLAAKNGILIVEFANQLRDAGKRFDDALLEAATLRLRPILMTGVTTVAGALPLVFAVGAGAETRAVIGIVVVFGVSMSTLLTLFVIPVLYSLLARNTGSPGDVRHRLDQEDQASLEVR